A DNA window from Trypanosoma brucei brucei TREU927 chromosome 10, whole genome shotgun sequence contains the following coding sequences:
- a CDS encoding uncharacterized protein (similar to SP:Q8ITY4: Pre-mRNA branch site p14-like protein. {Caenorhabditis elegans;} similar to Pre-mRNA branch site protein p14 (CGI-110) (HSPC175) (Ht006). (Swiss-Prot:Q9Y3B4) (Homo sapiens;)): MSDERILLVTGIPTKLCRGEELYKVFGNYGTIQQLRIGSDASTKGCAIVVYELCEAASAALEALHDFKVDRDRHLRVSVYDETRDRRALERRKRRREMKAEYSRNIASASAEVKAED; the protein is encoded by the coding sequence ATGTCCGATGAGCGAATTCTCCTTGTAACGGGGATTCCCACAAAGCTGTGTCGTGGTGAGGAACTTTACAAGGTATTTGGAAACTACGGTACAATCCAGCAGTTACGAATAGGGAGCGACGCTTCCACGAAAGGGTGTGCTATTGTTGTATATGAGCTGTGCGAGGCCGCATCAGCTGCCCTGGAGGCGTTGCATGACTTTAAGGTGGACAGGGATAGACATCTTAGAGTGTCGGTGTACGATGAGACCAGAGATCGTAGGGCGCTAGAGCGGCGGAAGCGACGACGTGAGATGAAGGCGGAATATAGCCGCAATATTGCCAGTGCTTCTGCGGAGGTCAAGGCCGAGGATTGA
- a CDS encoding cullin, putative (similar to Cullin homolog 4B (CUL-4B). (Swiss- Prot:Q13620) (Homo sapiens;)), with protein MLDAALLLHDVSTEEKWCVISDAVNAIFKKSLSKYSFQQVHHSVFQMCQTQRSGTLFDLLHHALSKEVTIIREQLLTSTDSALLQDLETQWEDFSAALRRISDALFYLDKNYTNNQKTISQMGESLFYAGVLKNEVISNTFVSSVRQSLEFGFASQKSLKCLTSKLRELYRDTIFEPLVERPLLEVLTAKYKGEMELKLDSLDVDGYLTWALTTVGQVQSDVSKLVGDSMDQAVRQHMRGLLIKENTQKLLYSCSGGGSTMVRKMNSASLGRLADALVTVGETDALLEMLISTTKAVGCELLSEVENEDPVAAVGKVLTLRNNLQQLVEKLPGALRGDKPPIVRALAEIVNECPDFSTKLAYYYDVKARSRGTHDSMDQVAADTFSLYRLLRSKESFEQTFKLLLAARLINCKPNDSLVHEIIFVEHLRSECGDSVANHLDVMIKDGRMRTEINRGFLSSLSPDVQLPLSFDVTVITAGVWPIYPGFEINLPECMQQCVSLFQAYYIPHHNGRVLSFHTGCGTICFTLNHKEVYELAAPTSFVNTILCFQSCGGIDEPLTVKDICNKTKMIETDVLPQLEALVNTGLISNVPSGGLSRFIFNKHFAHHRTKLRIGNVGGNRTVKASAEVRVTQVASETTHAESIQAVLMQIVKRNKTLSHGEMFTQVAEALKGSRITPVMAHIKQNLEILINKGLISRGSRPDIYVYEA; from the coding sequence ATGTTGGACGCTGCGCTGTTGCTTCATGATGTGTCAACCGAGGAGAAATGGTGCGTGATCAGTGATGCCGTTAATGCTATATTCAAAAAATCGTTATCGAAATACTCCTTTCAACAGGTTCACCATTCAGTTTTTCAGATGTGCCAAACTCAGCGGAGTGGTACTCTTTTTGATCTTCTCCACCATGCACTTTCAAAAGAGGTCACAATTATACGTGAGCAATTGCTCACGTCGACTGACTCCGCTCTTCTTCAAGATCTTGAAACTCAGTGGGAAGATTTTAGCGCTGCGCTTCGTCGCATCAGTGATGCACTGTTTTACCTCGATAAAAATTATACAAACAACCAGAAAACAATTTCACAGATGGGAGAGAGTCTTTTTTACGCAGGAGTGCTGAAAAATGAAGTTATCTCCAACACTTTCGTCAGCAGTGTTCGCCAAAGCCTGGAGTTTGGCTTTGCATCTCAGAAGTCCTTGAAGTGTTTGACTAGCAAACTTCGTGAGTTATACAGGGACACAATCTTTGAACCCCTTGTGGAGCGGCCCCTCCTTGAAGTTTTGACGGCGAAGtataagggggaaatggaacTGAAGCTAGACTCCTTAGATGTTGACGGCTATCTTACCTGGGCTCTGACTACGGTTGGTCAGGTACAGTCTGATGTCTCTAAGCTTGTTGGTGACAGTATGGATCAGGCAGTCAGGCAGCACATGAGAGGGTTGCTtatcaaagaaaatacgcAAAAGCTCCTCTACAGCTGTTCGGGTGGCGGCTCAACTATGGTCAGGAAAATGAACTCAGCATCTTTGGGAAGGCTGGCTGATGCTCTCGTAACGGTTGGTGAAACCGATGCCCTTTTGGAGATGTTGATTTCAACTACGAAGGCAGTGGGTTGTGAACTGCTGAGTGAAGTTGAGAATGAAGACCCTGTGGCAGCCGTGGGGAAAGTGTTAACTCTGAGAAACAATCTCCAACAACTCGTGGAGAAGCTTCCTGGTGCATTAAGAGGTGACAAACCGCCAATAGTACGGGCCCTTGCAGAAATTGTGAATGAATGCCCTGATTTTTCAACGAAACTGGCGTATTATTACGATGTCAAAGCCAGATCAAGGGGTACACACGATTCGATGGATCAAGTGGCTGCTGATACCTTCAGTCTTTATCGACTTCTCAGATCAAAGGAATCATTTGAGCAAACCTTTAAGCTGCTTCTGGCGGCAAGGCTCATCAACTGTAAGCCAAACGATTCACTTGTACATGAAATTATCTTCGTTGAGCATCTTCGGAGTGAATGTGGAGACTCTGTCGCTAACCATCTTGACGTCATGATTAAGGACGGTAGGATGCGGACTGAAATAAACAGAGGTTTCCTCAGTTCTCTTTCTCCAGACGTCCAGTTACCGTTGAGTTTTGATGTCACGGTTATCACCGCAGGTGTGTGGCCAATCTATCCCGGCTTCGAGATTAACCTTCCCGAATGCATGCAGCAGTGTGTGAGTTTGTTTCAGGCGTATTATATTCCTCATCACAATGGCAGGGTTCTTAGTTTCCACACCGGTTGTGGGACGATATGCTTTACACTTAACCACAAGGAAGTGTATGAGCTCGCAGCACCAACGTCTTTCGTGAACACTATACTTTGCTTTCAGAGCTGTGGCGGTATCGACGAACCACTGACAGTAAAAGACATTTGCAACAAGACGAAAATGATTGAGACGGATGTGTTGCCTCAGCTGGAGGCTCTTGTAAACACTGGTTTGATTAGTAATGTTCCCTCCGGTGGGCTGTCACGATTCATATTCAATAAGCATTTTGCGCACCACAGGACAAAGCTTCGGATAGGAAATGTAGGTGGAAACAGAACAGTGAAAGCTAGTGCGGAGGTGCGGGTTACTCAGGTGGCGTCAGAGACTACTCATGCAGAGAGTATCCAAGCAGTGTTGATGCAAATAGTGAAACGTAACAAAACTCTTTCTCACGGTGAAATGTTTACCCAAGTGGCTGAGGCTCTAAAGGGAAGCAGGATCACGCCGGTGATGGCCCATATCAAACAAAATTTGGAGATACTTATCAACAAAGGATTGATATCTCGGGGGAGCAGACCCGACATCTACGTCTACGAAGCTTGA
- a CDS encoding ATP-dependent DEAD/H RNA helicase, putative, translating into MQDDIPVDGEPCVKRCRHETVPAMTFPYELDAFQRDSINALENGDSVLVSAHTSAGKTTVALYAIAKAVREKKRVIYTSPIKALSNQKFREFTDKFDSVGLMTGDTTIKVDSDCLVMTTEILRSMLYRGTEMLREVGCVVFDEVHYMRDKSRGVVWEETISLLPEGCQYVFLSATIPNAREFAEWVESIHPGTKVHVIHTDYRPVPLHHYVYPCGADGIFLIVDELGKFREDNFRRAMASVGAGNKGGDANGAESTEVAAASRGKQRSMRKSTEPIMEIIKLVMNRNMYPIIVFSFAKAECERNALALSKLNFNNTEEDALVTEVFNNAMECLATEDRKLPAIEHLLPLLKRGVGIHHSGLLPILKEVVEILFQAGLVKVLFSTETFSMGLNMPARTVVFTSVKKFDGETNRYLTGGEYIQMSGRAGRRGLDRVGVVIAMVDEAVEPEILKQVTGGGADVLNSSFHLTYNMVLNLLRVEDVDPEFMMRRSFAQFQRLRNRPALEMKAEELTKDITSICVEHEEMFRQYAHCQEQLEKKRKQIGDFLKQPVFIRRFTNTGRLLRIRRSTDGALFNWGICRSSRAKTSNADEKDPSSFSVDALVICRKADPSQPTQLVPCHVKDHTINTADLYTVTFDFTDIEAVSRFRVNLPADLDSASSRAEVIQSLEKLYKNHGDDVPLLTSEELGVKDPKFKKLCEQLGNIEKQVQKCELVCNPTEALEADYESFKKRANLERELDAIKQELDQVTQAIFSDELKKMMRVLRRLDYIDKDNIILRKARVACEITTSDENELLLTELLFKGVLNSMETEMIVALMSCLVNVHRTPDGFSLPEEFRQPLNDLNEIVNRIATLSIESGITQENTSVEKTMPSLMEVTYLWAKGAKFSDIVTKTNAYEGDIVRMMRRLEEQLRQMAGAARSPAIGCMELHDKFLKGIQLIKRDIVFASSLYL; encoded by the coding sequence ATGCAGGATGACATACCCGTGGATGGTGAGCCGTGTGTGAAGCGATGCCGGCACGAGACCGTTCCCGCCATGACGTTTCCGTACGAGTTGGACGCGTTCCAGAGGGATAGCATAAATGCGCTTGAGAACGGCGACAGTGTTCTTGTGTCTGCCCATACCTCCGCTGGAAAGACGACAGTGGCGCTTTACGCCATCGCCAAAGCAGTGCGGGAGAAAAAGCGAGTTATTTACACTTCACCTATCAAGGCGCTCAGCAATCAGAAGTTCAGAGAATTCACAGACAAGTTTGACTCCGTCGGGCTTATGACGGGCGATACAACCATAAAAGTAGATTCGGACTGCTTAGTCATGACCACAGAGATTCTGCGCAGTATGCTGTACCGCGGAACTGAGATGCTTCGTGAGGTTGGGTGCGTTGTATTCGACGAGGTACACTACATGAGGGACAAGTCACGCGGGGTGGTGTGGGAGGAGACTATAAGTTTGTTGCCCGAGGGCTGCCAGTACGTTTTCCTTTCGGCAACTATTCCAAATGCCAGGGAGTTTGCGGAATGGGTCGAGAGTATTCACCCCGGCACCAAGGTGCATGTAATTCACACTGATTATCGGCCGGTCCCGCTGCATCACTACGTGTACCCATGTGGTGCCGATGGTATATTTCTAATTGTCGACGAGCTCGGAAAATTTCGTGAAGACAATTTCAGGCGTGCTATGGCATCAGTTGGTGCTGGTAATAAAGGTGGTGATGCCAATGGTGCGGAGTCAACAGAGGTTGCGGCCGCTTCGCGTGGGAAGCAAAGGTCAATGCGGAAGTCAACAGAGCCCATTATGGAGATTATCAAGCTCGTGATGAACCGCAACATGTACcctattattgttttttcatttgcgAAAGCTGAATGTGAGCGTAACGCACTAGCCCTTTCCAAGCTAAATTTTAATAATACGGAAGAGGATGCGCTTGTTACGGAGGTGTTCAACAATGCGATGGAGTGCCTTGCGACTGAGGACAGGAAACTCCCAGCGATTGAACACCTACTGCCGCTGCTGAAACGTGGTGTTGGGATTCATCACTCAGGTTTGTTGCCGATTTTGAAGGAGGTCGTGGAAATACTTTTTCAGGCGGGCCTTGTAAAGGTGCTGTTCTCCACTGAAACTTTTTCGATGGGGCTAAACATGCCCGCCCGCACAGTTGTCTTCACTTCCGTTAAAAAGTTTGATGGGGAGACAAACCGGTACCTCACAGGTGGTGAATACATCCAAATGTCCGGTCGTGCGGGGCGCCGCGGTTTGGATCGTGTGGGCGTTGTTATAGCGATGGTTGACGAAGCAGTGGAGCCGGAGATTCTGAAGCAGGTCACCGGTGGAGGTGCTGACGTGCTAAATAGCAGTTTTCACCTCACGTACAATATGGTGCTCAACTTGCTTCGCGTGGAGGATGTAGACCCAGAGTTTATGATGCGGCGCAGTTTCGCTCAGTTTCAGCGACTACGTAACCGGCCGGCGCTGGAGATGAAGGCAGAAGAGTTGACGAAGGATATCACTTCGATTTGTGTGGAGCACGAGGAAATGTTCCGTCAATACGCCCACTGCCAGGAGCAACTCGAAAAGAAGCGTAAGCAAATTGGCGACTTTCTGAAACAGCCTGTTTTTATCAGAAGATTCACCAATACTGGCCGACTCCTCCGCATTCGACGTTCGACAGACGGAGCCTTGTTTAACTGGGGTATCTGCCGTTCATCTCGAGCAAAAACTTCTAATGCTGACGAGAAGGACCcgtcctctttttctgtggATGCTTTGGTTATTTGCCGCAAGGCTGATCCATCGCAACCGACTCAGCTGGTGCCATGCCACGTCAAGGACCACACTATTAATACGGCGGATTTGTACACCGTAACGTTTGATTTTACCGACATCGAGGCTGTCTCCCGCTTCCGGGTAAATCTCCCAGCCGACCTTGACTCGGCATCAAGCCGTGCAGAGGTGATACAAAGTTTGGAGAAATTATACAAAAACCATGGGGATGATGTCCCGCTACTCACAAGCGAGGAGTTGGGAGTGAAGGACCCGAAGTTTAAAAAGTTATGCGAGCAGTTGGGAAACATAGAGAAGCAGGTACAAAAATGTGAACTTGTGTGCAACCCAACAGAAGCGTTAGAAGCCGATTACGAGTCTTTCAAAAAGCGTGCTAATCTTGAGAGGGAACTGGACGCCATCAAACAGGAGCTTGACCAGGTAACACAGGCTATATTCTCTGATGAGCTTAAGAAGATGATGCGTGTGCTGCGGCGGTTGGATTATATCGACAAGGATAACATTATTTTGCGCAAAGCACGCGTGGCATGTGAGATCACGACGTCGGATGAGAACGAGCTACTTCTCACGGAGTTGCTCTTCAAAGGTGTACTAAACTCTATGGAGACTGAAATGATTGTTGCACTGATGTCTTGTTTGGTGAATGTCCACCGAACTCCCGATGGTTTCTCGCTACCTGAAGAGTTCAGACAACCTTTAAATGACCTTAACGAGATCGTCAACCGCATAGCGACACTGAGCATTGAAAGCGGTATTACACAGGAAAATACAAGTGTTGAAAAGACGATGCCTTCGCTCATGGAAGTTACTTATTTGTGGGCAAAAGGAGCAAAGTTTTCGGACATTGTGACCAAAACTAATGCCTACGAAGGGGATATCGTTCGTATGATGCGTCGCCTTGAGGAGCAGTTGCGTCAGATGGCAGGTGCAGCGCGGTCTCCAGCCATTGGGTGTATGGAGCTGCACGACAAATTCCTGAAGGGTATTCAGCTCATCAAGAGGGATATTGTTTTCGCGTCGTCGCTGTACCTGTAG
- a CDS encoding GTP-binding protein, putative yields the protein MLQPCLRRMSKCSSHPFVDAVKVLISSGAGGDGASVMSHEHGNEFAGPGGGNGGRGGNVMLKGSKKVNDLSHIKAMGTQISAAPGSVGFARTAHGKKGKDLLLELPVGTTVVDVDTNEVVYDVDEDGVELLLLQGGQGGKGNAAFANKWHHSPTESTRGLPGNTMLAQLELKSLADVGLVGYPNAGKSSILSAISSSKPTIAPYAFTTKRPYVGFIYDLYGNTCRVADLPGLIEGAFENRGLGHRFLRHAERTQSLAYVIDMAESYNPSSSTKPLEPWEAVETLRRELEYYLPGLSSRAMMIFANKMDMYKDTKGNFLKEKAEELQRRVQLPVFPVSAALGIALGAEHPQAGFKCAVELMCKVVFQKKQRCKDMREAQRRLETFTLDKTFCDKNIGVFIPSGDTEQRKGDTSLVDQQFEPCGFSGLGEEFSAYQQATAARGRLHDFRDLTMKGRYWSLTRRNGERVTSEKWQ from the coding sequence ATGCTTCAACCCTGCCTGCGTCGCATGAGCAAGTGTAGTTCGCATCCTTTTGTGGATGCAGTGAAGGTACTGATTTCCAGTGGCGCCGGAGGTGACGGTGCCAGTGTCATGTCGCATGAACACGGGAACGAGTTCGCCGGCCCCGGGGGTGGGAATGGCGGGAGGGGTGGGAATGTAATGCTAAAGGGcagtaaaaaagtaaatgatCTCTCGCACATCAAGGCTATGGGAACCCAAATCAGTGCTGCACCCGGCAGCGTTGGTTTCGCTCGAACGGCACATGGTAAAAAGGGCAAGGATCTTCTCCTTGAGCTACCCGTTGGTACGACCGTTGTTGATGTCGACACCAACGAGGTTGTGTATGATGTGGACGAGGATGGCGTAGAACTGCTACTTCTTCAAGGTGGTCAGGGTGGGAAGGGGAACGCGGCTTTTGCCAACAAGTGGCACCACTCTCCCACTGAGTCGACTCGCGGCCTCCCCGGAAACACTATGCTCGCACAACTTGAACTTAAATCGCTCGCGGATGTGGGTCTCGTCGGGTACCCAAATGCAGGAAAATCGTCTATTCTTTCAGCCATAAGTAGCAGCAAACCTACGATTGCACCGTATGCATTCACTACGAAGAGGCCATACGTTGGTTTTATTTATGACCTTTACGGTAATACATGTAGGGTGGCGGACTTACCTGGACTCATTGAAGGTGCCTTTGAAAACCGTGGGCTTGGGCATAGGTTTCTGCGTCACGCTGAGCGGACACAATCATTAGCGTACGTTATAGATATGGCTGAGTCGTACAATCCTTCGTCCTCCACAAAACCTCTAGAACCGTGGGAGGCTGTGGAGACTCTGCGCAGGGAATTAGAGTATTACCTACCGGGGTTAAGTAGCAGAGCGATGATGATTTTCGCTAACAAGATGGATATGTATAAGGACACCAAGGGAAACTTTTTAAAGGAGAAGGCTGAGGAACTGCAGAGAAGAGTCCAGCTTCCCGTTTTCCCCGTGTCCGCAGCATTGGGTATTGCACTGGGCGCTGAACATCCACAGGCTGGATTCAAGTGTGCGGTAGAACTCATGTGCAAGGTAGTGTTCCAGAAGAAACAACGCTGTAAAGATATGCGTGAAGCTCAACGGAGATTGGAGACTTTCACATTGGACAAAACTTTTTGTGACAAGAACATTGGTGTTTTCATTCCCTCCGGGGATACTGAACAGAGGAAAGGTGACACTTCCCTAGTGGATCAACAATTCGAACCCTGTGGATTCAGTGGGTTGGGCGAGGAATTCAGCGCCTATCAGCAGGCAACTGCAGCCCGCGGGAGGCTGCACGATTTTCGGGATTTGACAATGAAAGGGAGGTATTGGTCACTAACACGGCGAAATGGAGAGCGTGTCACCAGTGAGAAGTGGCAGTGA
- a CDS encoding hypothetical protein, conserved (GPI-Anchor Signal predicted for Tb10.6k15.3180 by DGPI v2.04 with cleavage site probability 3.7410002 near 177) gives MHRKPLFETIWNEMLDSNALMAITVFVGAVSFYMFLTRNDHQDRRRESPPPTPKKHGASFLRRIHLGEFSGRTICISWETLVEKHEWRDCAKETLLALSSNMIVYLMCHISNANEKGKVLSMVKDIPQLARHNILFCETEKGYEAFSRQIKPAILVTHDSAQAEFLSLVLPNVVLVGSSATGSAMTSISSLSELLF, from the coding sequence atgcatcgCAAACCTCTGTTTGAAACTATATGGAACGAAATGCTCGACTCAAATGCCTTAATGGCCATCACTGTTTTTGTCGGTGCTGTCTCATTTTATATGTTTCTGACGAGAAACGACCATCAGGACCGACGACGTgagtcaccaccaccaactccAAAGAAGCATGGAGCCTCTTTCCTTAGAAGGATTCACCTGGGAGAGTTCAGTGGCCGTACAATCTGTATTTCTTGGGAGACTTTGGTGGAGAAACACGAATGGAGGGATTGCGCTAAGGAAACGCTTCTGGCATTATCATCCAATATGATCGTTTATCTTATGTGTCACATTAGCAATGCTAATGAGAAAGGTAAGGTTCTTTCGATGGTGAAGGATATACCGCAACTCGCACGACATAATATTCTTTTCTGCGAAACGGAAAAGGGGTATGAGGCGTTTAGTCGGCAAATCAAACCGGCTATTCTAGTTACACATGACTCTGCACAGGCGGAATTTTTAAGTCTTGTCTTACCCAACGTTGTTCTGGTGGGTTCCAGTGCAACGGGTTCAGCGATGACGAGCATCTCTTCTTTATCCGAACTGTTGTTCTGA
- a CDS encoding succinyl-CoA ligase [GDP-forming] beta-chain, putative gives MTCNTDRSFCFRSLRPGSRRRTGTFSVISSPSPFIFLLSFFLSVSTNQTAEVALATKKGPERERRSYFLFISLRVSYKLQSHITVTSMFTRIGRVCLPTKAALTQCRYLNIHEYQSKALLKEGGCKTEFGVACSSIEEVEAALGKIKGDKKVVKSQILAGGRGMGTFVDGFKGGVHVCKDAAEALACARRMLNNTLVTKQTGPKGQKVSRLYVTEAISGIKRELYLALLLDRKTASPVFIGSAEGGMGIEELAQKQPDKIKKMRINVQEGINHDNCLTFAHELGFTGRAAENAAEQIKALYNVGKSKDCTMVEINPLVELENGDVMCIDAKLSFDDNAEFRQHDIFALADATQIDPKEVVAKKYDLNYIALDGNVGCLVNGAGLAMATMDLISHGGGKPANFLDVGGSATKEQIVAAFEIITGDEAVRSILVNIFGGIMRCDTIAEGIVAASRMLKSKGVREVPVVVRLSGSKEEEGKRILKESGLPLHPAQNFEEAAALACKLAA, from the coding sequence ATGACCTGTAACACGGACCGTTCGTTTTGCTTCCGTAGCCTCCGGCCGGGATCTCGGAGGCGGACAGGTACTTTTTCGGTGATTTCTTCTCCTTCacccttcatttttctcctctctttctttctttccgtcTCCACAAACCAAACGGCAGAGGTTGCGCTAGCCACGAAAAAAGGTCCAGAAAGGGAGCGGAGAAgttactttttatttatttcgctGAGGGTATCGTATAAACTACAAAGCCACATTACAGTAACGAGTATGTTTACTCGCATTGGTCGTGTCTGCCTTCCCACGAAGGCTGCGCTGACGCAGTGCCGCTACCTCAACATTCACGAGTACCAATCAAAGGCCCTGCTGAAGGAGGGTGGATGCAAGACGGAGTTTGGTGTTGCGTGCTCCAGTATTGAGGAAGTGGAGGCGGCACTCGGGAAGATCAAAGGAGATAAGAAAGTCGTCAAGTCACAGATTCTCGCAGGAGGTCGCGGCATGGGTACCTTCGTTGACGGTTTCAAGGGtggtgtgcatgtgtgcaaGGATGCGGCGGAGGCGCTCGCATGCGCTCGCCGTATGCTGAATAATACTCTTGTAACGAAGCAGACTGGACCGAAGGGACAGAAGGTGAGCAGGCTCTACGTCACTGAGGCGATTTCTGGAATTAAGCGTGAATTGTATCTGGCACTGCTCCTCGACCGCAAAACCGCCTCACCTGTCTTCATTGGCAGTGCAGAGGGAGGTATGGGCATTGAGGAGCTTGCACAGAAACAGCCGGATAAGATCAAGAAGATGCGCATTAACGTCCAAGAGGGAATTAACCACGACAACTGCCTTACCTTCGCACACGAACTGGGCTTCACGGGACGCGCCGCTGAAAATGCTGCCGAGCAAATAAAGGCACTGTATAACGTTGGCAAGTCAAAGGATTGCACGATGGTGGAGATTAACCCCCTAGTGGAGCTGGAAAATGGCGATGTGATGTGCATTGATGCTAAGTTGTCGTTTGATGATAACGCAGAGTTCCGCCAGCATGACATCTTTGCCCTCGCTGACGCCACGCAGATCGACCCCAAAGAGGTGGTAGCCAAAAAGTATGACTTAAACTACATCGCCCTCGACGGCAACGTTGGTTGCCTCGTAAACGGTGCTGGCCTTGCCATGGCCACAATGGACCTCATCTCCCACGGTGGCGGCAAGCCTGCAAACTTCCTTGATGTCGGTGGGAGCGCGACAAAAGAGCAGATTGTCGCAGCGTTTGAAATTATTACTGGTGACGAGGCGGTTCGCAGCATCCTCGTGAACATCTTCGGTGGCATCATGCGCTGCGACACCATTGCCGAGGGTATCGTTGCGGCGTCTCGAATGCTGAAGTCAAAGGGGGTGCGGGAGGTGCCTGTTGTTGTGCGACTAAGCGGCagcaaggaagaagaaggcaAGCGTATCTTGAAGGAAAGCGGCCTCCCCCTGCATCCCGCACAGAACTTTGAGGAGGCAGCGGCGCTGGCATGCAAACTCGCCGCGTGA
- a CDS encoding exosome complex exonuclease RRP41A (similar to Exosome complex exonuclease RRP41 (EC 3.1.13.-) (Ribosomal RNAprocessing protein 41) (p12A). (Swiss-Prot:Q9NPD3) (Homo sapiens;) similar to GB:CAC39258.1: Rrp41p homologue {Trypanosoma brucei;}), with product MPVIKEYINPAGLRLDGRRPNEPRRLALEFGKISGCDGCCTVVSGLSHVCATVYGPREVSNRLEGKYNEVTITCDVVVAAFAGERRREQQRYSRLSEDISASVLDVARSVVLLSQYPNSQIHICIEVLKQDGSDKAACINAACLALIDASIAMKDVVYTQTVGLIEGFDVVDLTTEEIHSQCPSICITVQGHDPTNIVWMESNSRLAPEVITRLVKVAQKASTDVFETALRGPLEEHAATVLRLQANLGNIE from the coding sequence ATGCCTGTGATTAAGGAGTACATCAATCCCGCTGGGCTACGCTTGGACGGGCGCCGACCAAACGAGCCGCGGCGGCTAGCGTTAGAGTTCGGGAAGATTTCAGGCTGCGACGGCTGCTGTACGGTGGTGAGTGGACTATCGCATGTCTGTGCCACTGTTTACGGTCCCAGGGAAGTTTCCAACCGCTTGGAGGGGAAATATAATGAGGTGACAATAacctgtgatgttgttgtcgctGCCTTCGCCGGAGAGCGCAGGCGCGAACAGCAGCGGTACTCAAGGCTCTCTGAGGATATTAGCGCATCAGTACTGGATGTTGCTCGCTCTGTTGTGTTGTTATCGCAGTATCCAAACTCACAGATTCACATTTGCATTGAGGTGCTTAAACAGGATGGTAGTGACAAGGCTGCTTGTATCAATGCAGCGTGTTTGGCCCTTATCGATGCAAGCATTGCCATGAAGGATGTTGTGTACACGCAAACAGTGGGGCTGATAGAGGGCTTTGACGTTGTGGACCTCACCACAGAGGAAATACACTCGCAATGCCCCTCTATATGCATAACGGTGCAGGGACACGATCCCACTAACATAGTGTGGATGGAGTCGAATAGCCGTCTCGCGCCGGAAGTAATTACCAGACTTGTAAAAGTGGCGCAGAAAGCCTCGACTGACGTGTTTGAAACCGCGCTTCGGGGTCCGCTGGAGGAGCACGCCGCTACGGTTCTCCGATTGCAAGCGAATTTAGGTAACATCGAGTAA